The genomic window CGAAGATACGCTTCCTTCCTATGTTCGATCCGTAGCCCTTCTGGGACCTGACTTTTTTGTGAACCTGACCAACGACGGATGGTTTCACCAGTCACCCGGGGCGTGGCAACACCTGGCTAATGCCATTTTTCGGGCCGTGGAGTGCGATCGAGTCCTCTTCCAGTGTGCCAATACCGGGATTACCGCCTGGGTCAATCAGGATGGAACCATCCGGGAAATGCTCCGTGACTCCCAGGGTAAGTCGCTAGCAATCGAAGGTTTTCTGGCCGCCCGAGTTAGCTGGCATACCCCCAGAAAGACCCTCTATCTACACCTGGGGGACTGGATCGTGGTCCTCTCGGCCGCCTGGATCCTTTCCTCTGCAGGGCTCAGAGCCCACAGGGAAGGAAGCGTTCGATAACGCCCGCAATAGTCCATCCCATACCCCACCACAAACACATCGGGAATCTCAAATCCTATCCATCGAGGCTGGCAAGAAAGGCCAGAAGAAGAAGCTTTGCGAACCAGTACGCACAGTTCCACCTCGGTGGCACCCAGCTCCCAGGCTCTTCGAGAGGCGCTTTCTAACGTCCGGCCTGTGTCCAAAATGTCATCCACCAAAAGCACCCGCTGGCCCCGGAGATCGTCCTGACAAACCTCTAGCCCACAGACTCTCCCCGATGAGGACGTTCCCACGTAGCTTCGCAACCGCCAACAGATCACTCGCACGTCGCTCCCCAACTGCCGGACGAGATCCACAACAAAAAAGAGCCCTCCATCCAATAGACCAATGATCGTAGGAAGCTCCTTTCCGTAATACGCCCCTATCTCCTTGGCGAGCTCCGCAACTCGCCTCTGGATGGTTGAGCTATCCAAAAGAAATTCCCCTAGTTTCATAGAACCTCCCCAAGGAAACCCGCGACCCCAATCGGGAAAGCAACAGCCGTTGGGCGAAGCAAACTCATCGTGTGTATCCTTTGACCCATCGCCAGTATTGTCACAAGCCATAATTGTGTCTTCTCAATCGCCTACCGCCTGATTGAGCGTCCGATCTACCCGCGTAATGTGTTGACGGAAACGAGGCCTCGAAGAAACGGGAACCCCTCTTGGATACGATGAACGCCGAAGAAACTAGCCGATGATCGTCAACGAAATTGACCCCCCTCCCATTGACCGCTCTACTGGTTACCGGTAATGTTCGGGCTATCCCCGTAGCCGAAAGGGGTCAAGAATCGCCTCATGGCGTCATGATGCGCCCTCTCTTTTGACCGTTTCCCCGCGCTCGCAAACAGGTTCTCGAGCGGGCACCTTGGGCCGACGGCGGGCAACGGGAGTGGCAGGACCATTGCCGCTACATTGATTGGGCCCACCACATCAACAAAAGCGAGTGAGCCATGATGCGCACGGCAAGGATCCGGTTGGAGGTCACGACGAAGCAAACCATTTCGCTCCATCTT from Candidatus Methylacidithermus pantelleriae includes these protein-coding regions:
- a CDS encoding phosphoribosyltransferase, producing the protein MKLGEFLLDSSTIQRRVAELAKEIGAYYGKELPTIIGLLDGGLFFVVDLVRQLGSDVRVICWRLRSYVGTSSSGRVCGLEVCQDDLRGQRVLLVDDILDTGRTLESASRRAWELGATEVELCVLVRKASSSGLSCQPRWIGFEIPDVFVVGYGMDYCGRYRTLPSLWALSPAEERIQAAERTTIQSPRCR